One genomic segment of Bacteroides caccae includes these proteins:
- a CDS encoding acyltransferase, giving the protein MKPPTIELNNPKNQHIVWLDVVRLIAMFTVVCCHCTDPFNFYPGTAPNIGEIKLWGAIYGAVLRPCVPLFVMITGALLLPVRGDASTFYKKRIPRVFYPFLIWSIIYNLFPWITGLLGLAPKIILDFFPYSGEEVMQQSLSVTIQYILTIPFNFSLLAVHMWYIYLLIGLYLYLPVFSAWVEKASQRAKLMFLLAWGVTLLLPYYYQFVSPYLWGSCSWNSFGMLYAFAGFNGYLLLGHYLKDLDWSLKKTLAIGIPMFVVGYVVTFFGFRYMTALPDCTDEMLELFFTYCSLNVVMMTIPVFMLAKKVNVRSERVRKALANLTVCGFGVYMIHYFFTGPSVVLVRTLNIPIPLQIPIAAIVAFLVSWLIVNLVNRIGKPAKYIMG; this is encoded by the coding sequence ATGAAACCACCGACAATCGAATTAAACAATCCGAAGAACCAACATATCGTCTGGTTGGATGTAGTACGCCTTATTGCCATGTTTACAGTTGTTTGCTGCCATTGTACCGACCCATTCAACTTCTATCCGGGCACAGCTCCCAATATTGGGGAAATAAAATTGTGGGGAGCCATTTACGGTGCTGTACTTCGTCCGTGTGTGCCTCTGTTTGTAATGATTACAGGCGCATTGCTCTTGCCTGTCCGGGGTGACGCTTCTACTTTTTATAAAAAACGTATTCCCCGTGTTTTTTATCCGTTCTTAATTTGGTCTATTATCTATAATCTTTTCCCTTGGATTACCGGCTTATTGGGGTTAGCCCCAAAGATTATCCTTGATTTCTTTCCTTATTCCGGTGAAGAAGTGATGCAGCAATCCCTTTCAGTAACTATACAATACATTCTGACAATTCCTTTTAACTTCTCCCTTTTGGCAGTGCACATGTGGTATATCTATCTGCTTATCGGACTCTATCTTTACCTGCCTGTTTTTTCGGCATGGGTGGAAAAAGCTTCGCAACGGGCTAAGTTAATGTTCTTGCTGGCTTGGGGAGTGACATTGTTGCTACCTTATTATTATCAGTTTGTTTCCCCTTACTTATGGGGCTCTTGCTCTTGGAATTCTTTTGGAATGTTATATGCATTTGCCGGTTTCAACGGATACTTATTGTTAGGACATTATCTGAAAGATCTCGATTGGAGCCTGAAGAAAACATTGGCAATCGGTATTCCGATGTTTGTGGTGGGGTATGTCGTGACGTTCTTTGGTTTCCGTTACATGACAGCTTTGCCGGATTGTACGGACGAAATGTTGGAACTCTTTTTTACCTATTGTTCTCTCAATGTGGTGATGATGACAATTCCTGTATTTATGTTGGCTAAGAAAGTCAATGTCCGTTCGGAAAGAGTACGGAAGGCATTGGCTAACCTGACCGTATGTGGTTTCGGTGTCTATATGATACATTACTTCTTTACCGGTCCGTCAGTGGTATTGGTAAGAACACTCAATATACCTATTCCTTTACAGATACCGATAGCTGCGATAGTCGCTTTTCTGGTGTCCTGGTTGATTGTAAACTTGGTGAATCGTATCGGTAAACCTGCTAAATACATCATGGGATAA
- a CDS encoding fumarate hydratase → MATPPFKYQPMFEKGKDTTEYYLLTKDYVSVSEFEGNPILKIEKEGLTAMANAAFRDVSFMLRRSHNEQVAKILSDPEASENDKYVALTFLRNAEVASKGILPFCQDTGTAIIHGEKGQQVWTGYSDEEALSLGVYKTYTEENLRYSQNAPLNMYDEVNTKCNLPAQIDIEATEGMEYEFLCVTKGGGSANKTYLYQETKAILNPGTLVPFLVEKMKTLGTAACPPYHIAFVIGGTSAEKNLLTVKLASTHFYDNLPTTGNEYGRAFRDVELEKEVLAEAHKIGLGAQFGGKYLAHDVRIIRLPRHGASCPVGLGVSCSADRNIKCKINKEGIWIEKLDSNPGELIPAELRKAGEGDVVKIDLNRPMSEILKELTKYPVSTRLSLNGTIIVGRDIAHAKLKERLDRGEDLPQYIKDHPIYYAGPAKTPEGMACGSMGPTTAGRMDSYVELFQSHGGSMVMLAKGNRSQQVTDACQKYGGFYLGSIGGPAAILAQNNIKSIECVEYPELGMEAIWKIEVEDFPAFILVDDKGNDFFKQLKPWNCTK, encoded by the coding sequence ATGGCAACACCTCCGTTTAAGTATCAACCCATGTTTGAAAAGGGAAAAGATACAACTGAGTATTATCTGCTTACGAAAGACTATGTGTCGGTAAGTGAGTTTGAAGGAAACCCTATCCTGAAAATTGAGAAAGAAGGTTTGACTGCAATGGCCAATGCTGCTTTCCGTGATGTATCATTTATGCTTCGTCGTTCGCACAACGAACAGGTAGCAAAAATCTTGAGCGATCCGGAAGCCAGCGAGAATGACAAGTACGTGGCACTGACTTTCCTGCGTAATGCAGAAGTGGCATCGAAAGGTATACTTCCATTCTGCCAGGATACCGGTACTGCTATTATTCACGGTGAAAAAGGACAGCAGGTATGGACAGGGTATTCTGACGAAGAGGCTCTTTCGCTGGGTGTTTACAAAACATATACTGAAGAAAATCTGCGTTACTCTCAGAATGCACCTCTGAATATGTATGATGAGGTAAATACAAAATGTAACCTTCCTGCACAGATTGACATTGAGGCTACTGAAGGTATGGAGTATGAATTTCTTTGTGTAACAAAAGGAGGTGGTTCTGCCAACAAAACATATTTGTATCAGGAAACAAAGGCTATTCTGAATCCGGGTACATTGGTTCCGTTCCTGGTTGAAAAGATGAAAACATTGGGAACTGCCGCTTGCCCTCCTTACCATATCGCTTTCGTTATCGGCGGTACTTCTGCCGAAAAGAATTTGCTGACAGTGAAGCTGGCTTCTACTCATTTCTATGATAACCTGCCGACAACAGGAAACGAATACGGTCGTGCATTCCGTGATGTCGAACTGGAGAAAGAAGTATTGGCAGAAGCTCACAAGATTGGCCTTGGCGCTCAATTCGGTGGTAAATATCTGGCTCATGACGTACGTATCATTCGTTTGCCCCGCCATGGTGCTTCTTGCCCGGTAGGTTTGGGAGTATCTTGCTCTGCCGACCGTAACATCAAATGTAAAATCAATAAAGAAGGTATCTGGATTGAGAAACTGGATTCAAATCCGGGCGAACTTATCCCGGCAGAATTACGTAAGGCAGGCGAAGGCGATGTTGTGAAGATTGACCTGAACCGTCCGATGTCCGAAATACTGAAAGAGTTGACTAAATATCCGGTATCTACCCGTTTGTCATTGAATGGTACGATTATCGTAGGTCGTGATATTGCTCACGCCAAGCTGAAAGAACGTTTGGACCGTGGCGAGGACCTGCCTCAATACATTAAGGATCATCCTATCTACTATGCAGGTCCGGCAAAAACTCCGGAAGGCATGGCTTGTGGTTCAATGGGCCCGACTACTGCAGGACGTATGGATTCGTATGTGGAACTGTTCCAGAGTCACGGTGGCAGCATGGTTATGTTGGCGAAAGGTAACCGTAGCCAGCAAGTGACGGATGCTTGTCAGAAATATGGTGGTTTCTATCTGGGCTCTATCGGTGGTCCGGCAGCTATCCTTGCTCAAAATAATATCAAGAGCATCGAATGTGTGGAATATCCGGAACTGGGCATGGAAGCTATCTGGAAGATTGAAGTAGAAGATTTCCCGGCATTCATTCTGGTAGATGATAAGGGCAATGACTTCTTCAAACAGTTAAAACCGTGGAATTGCACTAAATAA